The following DNA comes from Flavisolibacter ginsenosidimutans.
TAAAGCGTTATACAGATACCATGCAAGTAGCGTTTCAAAAGGAAAAACAGTTGTTGCGAAACGCAAGAGCCTGAGACAGGTGGTATTGGGATATTAAGAATTTCCCTCTCTTTGTTTTTAGTGCTGATATGTTTTGCTGGTCAATTGCCGAATAGTTTTATTCGAACGTCTCAATGGTCTGCTTAGTCATTCTTCAGACTAAAAAGACTGTCAACAAACTCATGCTTGTCAAACACAAGTAGGTCTTCCATTTTTTCACCGACGCCAATAAACTTCACCGGAATTTTAAACTGATTAGCAATGGCAAGAACAACACCGCCTTTAGCTGTTCCGTCGAGTTTGGTGATAGCGAGCGCAGTAACATCGGTGGCTGCGGTAAATTGTTTTGCTTGTTCCAAAGCGTTTTGACCGGTTGAACCGTCAAGCACCAGTAGCACCTCATGCGGCGCATCTGGGATTACCTTTTGAACGCTGCGTTTGATTTTGCTTAATTCATCCATTAAATAGGCTTTGTTGTGCAGACGACCAGCGGTATCAATCAATACCACATCCGACCCGCGTGACAAAGCACTTTGAACCGTATCAAAAGCAACCGCAGCCGGATCTGATCCCATGGCCTGTTTTACAATAGGCACGCCTGTGCGTTCGCTCCAAATAGTAAGTTGATCAACAGCAGCGGCGCGAAACGTATCGGCAGCACCAAGCAAAACCTGCTTGCCCGCTTTTTTAAAGTTGTAAGACAGTTTGCCGATTGTCGTTGTCTTTCCCACACCGTTTACA
Coding sequences within:
- the ftsY gene encoding signal recognition particle-docking protein FtsY, yielding MGFFNKLFGKKEKESLDEGLQKTKDNFFSKITKAVAGKSTVDEEVLDNLEEALITADVGLDTTVQIIERIEQRVARDKYVSTSELNSILQAEIETTLVDAPSSNVYDFHTDLPTKPYVILVVGVNGVGKTTTIGKLSYNFKKAGKQVLLGAADTFRAAAVDQLTIWSERTGVPIVKQAMGSDPAAVAFDTVQSALSRGSDVVLIDTAGRLHNKAYLMDELSKIKRSVQKVIPDAPHEVLLVLDGSTGQNALEQAKQFTAATDVTALAITKLDGTAKGGVVLAIANQFKIPVKFIGVGEKMEDLLVFDKHEFVDSLFSLKND